A genome region from Hippopotamus amphibius kiboko isolate mHipAmp2 chromosome 1, mHipAmp2.hap2, whole genome shotgun sequence includes the following:
- the LOC130844336 gene encoding small nuclear ribonucleoprotein F-like has protein sequence MVVLFLVSLPLNPEPFLSGFTGKPVMVKLKWGMEYKGNLVSVDGYMQLENTEEYLDGALSGHLGEVLIRCNNVLYIRGVEGKEEDGEMRE, from the coding sequence atggtagttctatttttagttagtTTGCCTCTCAATCCCGAACCTTTCCTCAGTGGATTCACAGGAAAGCCGGTAATGGTGAAGCTTAAGTGGGGAATGGAGTACAAAGGCAACTTGGTGTCTGTAGATGGCTACATGCAGCttgaaaacacagaagaatacTTAGATGGAGCATTGTCTGGACATCTGGGTGAAGTTTTAATAAGGtgtaataatgtcctttatatcAGAGGtgttgaaggaaaagaagaagatggGGAAATGAGAGAATAG